The following coding sequences lie in one Syngnathoides biaculeatus isolate LvHL_M chromosome 16, ASM1980259v1, whole genome shotgun sequence genomic window:
- the sdr42e2 gene encoding putative short-chain dehydrogenase/reductase family 42E member 2 isoform X4: MELCGPNTSDSGGSLCHVKRLPRHAASLCRLPPPRARPSRVNPAPPGAARRGSSAGTVLVTGGGGYFGFRLGRELAGQGAAVILLDMSKPSWDIPDGAVFYQADIRDYSALFHVCEGVDCVFHSASYGMSGPEQLRKEQVESVNVGGTTNVINVCKERSIPRLVYTSTTNAVFAGEPIEDGDEASVPRVPPHLHVDHYSRTKAIAEQMVLSANGCALKGGGGVLRSCVLRPCGIYGPGERRHLPRVMVNVERRLFSFRFGDRRARMNWVHVDNLVLAHTLAADALTAEKGCVASGQAYFINDGLSVNLFEWLTPLFEKLGQSRPPISLPLPLVYSAAILVEYLHIFLRPVMDVPLLFTRSEVRNIAVSHTFKIDKARRDLGYRPKSYSLADSVDRYLESRRGPSCSPAVRWARRLHGRGAALAALGALLLVLSCVLWKGLPG, from the exons ATGGAGCTGTGCGGTCCCAACACGAGCGACAGCGGGGGCTCCCTCTGCCACGTGAAGCGGCTTCCCCGCCACGCCGCCTCCCTTTGCCGCCTCCCTCCCCCTCGTGCCCGGCCGTCCCGGGTCAACCCGGCGCCCCCCGGAGCCGCCCGGCGGGGCTCCTCCGCCGGGACGGTGCTGGTGACCGGAGGCGGGGGGTACTTCGGCTTCAGGCTGGGGAGGGAACTGGCTGGCCAGGGCGCGGCTGTCATCCTCCTGGACATGAGCAAGCCTTCTTGGGACATTCCCGACGGTGCCGTCTTCTATCAG GCCGACATCCGGGATTATTCGGCCCTCTTCCACGTATGCGAGGGTGTCGACTGCGTGTTCCATTCCGCATCTTACGGCATGTCCGGCCCGGAACAG CTGAGGAAAGAGCAGGTGGAGTCCGTCAACGTGGGCGGGACCACCAACGTCATAAATG tGTGCAAAGAAAGGAGCATCCCCCGGCTGGTCTACACCAGCACCACCAACGCCGTGTTCGCAGGGGAGCCCATTGAAGATGGCGACGAGGCCTCGGTCCCCCGCGTGCCACCTCACCTG CACGTTGATCACTACTCCAGGACAAAAGCCATCGCGGAGCAGATGGTCCTCTCTGCCAATGGATGCGCCCTCAAAG GTGGCGGCGGCGTGCTGAGGAGTTGCGTCTTGCGGCCTTGCGGCATCTACGGCCCCGGAGAGCGAAGACACCTCCCCAGAGTGatg GTGAACGTGGAGCGTCGCTTGTTTAGTTTCAGGTTTGGGGATCGGCGGGCCAGGATGAACTGGGTCCACGTGGACAACCTGGTCCTGGCCCACACGCTGGCCGCGGACGCTCTCACCGCCGAGAAGGGCTGCGTCGCC AGCGGCCAGGCTTATTTCATCAACGACGGACTTTCAGTTAACCTCTTCGAGTGGTTGACGCCTCTC TTTGAGAAATTGGGCCAGAGCCGGCCGCCGATCAGCCTGCCACTTCCTCTCGTCTACTCGGCAG CCATCCTGGTGGAATACTTGCACATATTCCTGAGACCCGTGATGGACGTGCCGCTCTTGTTCACCAGAAGCGAA GTGAGGAACATAGCGGTAAGCCACACGTTCAAGATAGACAAGGCCCGCAGAGATTTGGGTTACCGTCCCAAATCCTACAGCCTGGCGGACTCGGTGGACCGCTACCTGGAATCCCGACGGGGGCCCTCTTGTTCGCCCGCGGTCCGCTGGGCCCGCCGTCTGCACGGGCGCGGCGCGGCGCTGGCGGCGTTGGGAGCTCTGCTGCTGGTGTTGAGCTGCGTGCTGTGGAAGGGCCTCCCCGGCTGA
- the sdr42e2 gene encoding putative short-chain dehydrogenase/reductase family 42E member 2 isoform X2 — protein sequence MELCGPNTSDSGGSLCHVKRLPRHAASLCRLPPPRARPSRVNPAPPGAARRGSSAGTVLVTGGGGYFGFRLGRELAGQGAAVILLDMSKPSWDIPDGAVFYQADIRDYSALFHVCEGVDCVFHSASYGMSGPEQLRKEQVESVNVGGTTNVINVCKERSIPRLVYTSTTNAVFAGEPIEDGDEASVPRVPPHLHVDHYSRTKAIAEQMVLSANGCALKGGGGVLRSCVLRPCGIYGPGERRHLPRVMVNVERRLFSFRFGDRRARMNWVHVDNLVLAHTLAADALTAEKGCVASGQAYFINDGLSVNLFEWLTPLFEKLGQSRPPISLPLPLVYSAGTANVGHVERVLAKRRTCFRTAFVLLPAILVEYLHIFLRPVMDVPLLFTRSEVRNIAVSHTFKIDKARRDLGYRPKSYSLADSVDRYLESRRGPSCSPAVRWARRLHGRGAALAALGALLLVLSCVLWKGLPG from the exons ATGGAGCTGTGCGGTCCCAACACGAGCGACAGCGGGGGCTCCCTCTGCCACGTGAAGCGGCTTCCCCGCCACGCCGCCTCCCTTTGCCGCCTCCCTCCCCCTCGTGCCCGGCCGTCCCGGGTCAACCCGGCGCCCCCCGGAGCCGCCCGGCGGGGCTCCTCCGCCGGGACGGTGCTGGTGACCGGAGGCGGGGGGTACTTCGGCTTCAGGCTGGGGAGGGAACTGGCTGGCCAGGGCGCGGCTGTCATCCTCCTGGACATGAGCAAGCCTTCTTGGGACATTCCCGACGGTGCCGTCTTCTATCAG GCCGACATCCGGGATTATTCGGCCCTCTTCCACGTATGCGAGGGTGTCGACTGCGTGTTCCATTCCGCATCTTACGGCATGTCCGGCCCGGAACAG CTGAGGAAAGAGCAGGTGGAGTCCGTCAACGTGGGCGGGACCACCAACGTCATAAATG tGTGCAAAGAAAGGAGCATCCCCCGGCTGGTCTACACCAGCACCACCAACGCCGTGTTCGCAGGGGAGCCCATTGAAGATGGCGACGAGGCCTCGGTCCCCCGCGTGCCACCTCACCTG CACGTTGATCACTACTCCAGGACAAAAGCCATCGCGGAGCAGATGGTCCTCTCTGCCAATGGATGCGCCCTCAAAG GTGGCGGCGGCGTGCTGAGGAGTTGCGTCTTGCGGCCTTGCGGCATCTACGGCCCCGGAGAGCGAAGACACCTCCCCAGAGTGatg GTGAACGTGGAGCGTCGCTTGTTTAGTTTCAGGTTTGGGGATCGGCGGGCCAGGATGAACTGGGTCCACGTGGACAACCTGGTCCTGGCCCACACGCTGGCCGCGGACGCTCTCACCGCCGAGAAGGGCTGCGTCGCC AGCGGCCAGGCTTATTTCATCAACGACGGACTTTCAGTTAACCTCTTCGAGTGGTTGACGCCTCTC TTTGAGAAATTGGGCCAGAGCCGGCCGCCGATCAGCCTGCCACTTCCTCTCGTCTACTCGGCAGGTACGGCGAACGTCGGACACGTTGAGAGAGTTCTCGCGAAACGCCGAACCTGCTTTCGGACCGCTTTCGTTCTTCTCCCAGCCATCCTGGTGGAATACTTGCACATATTCCTGAGACCCGTGATGGACGTGCCGCTCTTGTTCACCAGAAGCGAA GTGAGGAACATAGCGGTAAGCCACACGTTCAAGATAGACAAGGCCCGCAGAGATTTGGGTTACCGTCCCAAATCCTACAGCCTGGCGGACTCGGTGGACCGCTACCTGGAATCCCGACGGGGGCCCTCTTGTTCGCCCGCGGTCCGCTGGGCCCGCCGTCTGCACGGGCGCGGCGCGGCGCTGGCGGCGTTGGGAGCTCTGCTGCTGGTGTTGAGCTGCGTGCTGTGGAAGGGCCTCCCCGGCTGA
- the sdr42e2 gene encoding putative short-chain dehydrogenase/reductase family 42E member 2 isoform X3: MELCGPNTSDSGGSLCHVKRLPRHAASLCRLPPPRARPSRVNPAPPGAARRGSSAGTVLVTGGGGYFGFRLGRELAGQGAAVILLDMSKPSWDIPDGAVFYQADIRDYSALFHVCEGVDCVFHSASYGMSGPEQLRKEQVESVNVGGTTNVINVCKERSIPRLVYTSTTNAVFAGEPIEDGDEASVPRVPPHLVGKPSCDSSLSSRVYQIRFGTFQHVDHYSRTKAIAEQMVLSANGCALKGGGGVLRSCVLRPCGIYGPGERRHLPRVMVNVERRLFSFRFGDRRARMNWVHVDNLVLAHTLAADALTAEKGCVASGQAYFINDGLSVNLFEWLTPLFEKLGQSRPPISLPLPLVYSAAILVEYLHIFLRPVMDVPLLFTRSEVRNIAVSHTFKIDKARRDLGYRPKSYSLADSVDRYLESRRGPSCSPAVRWARRLHGRGAALAALGALLLVLSCVLWKGLPG, encoded by the exons ATGGAGCTGTGCGGTCCCAACACGAGCGACAGCGGGGGCTCCCTCTGCCACGTGAAGCGGCTTCCCCGCCACGCCGCCTCCCTTTGCCGCCTCCCTCCCCCTCGTGCCCGGCCGTCCCGGGTCAACCCGGCGCCCCCCGGAGCCGCCCGGCGGGGCTCCTCCGCCGGGACGGTGCTGGTGACCGGAGGCGGGGGGTACTTCGGCTTCAGGCTGGGGAGGGAACTGGCTGGCCAGGGCGCGGCTGTCATCCTCCTGGACATGAGCAAGCCTTCTTGGGACATTCCCGACGGTGCCGTCTTCTATCAG GCCGACATCCGGGATTATTCGGCCCTCTTCCACGTATGCGAGGGTGTCGACTGCGTGTTCCATTCCGCATCTTACGGCATGTCCGGCCCGGAACAG CTGAGGAAAGAGCAGGTGGAGTCCGTCAACGTGGGCGGGACCACCAACGTCATAAATG tGTGCAAAGAAAGGAGCATCCCCCGGCTGGTCTACACCAGCACCACCAACGCCGTGTTCGCAGGGGAGCCCATTGAAGATGGCGACGAGGCCTCGGTCCCCCGCGTGCCACCTCACCTGGTCGGCAAGCCCTCGTGTGACTCGAGTCTATCCAGTCGTGTGTATCAAATCCGTTTTGGGACGTTTCAGCACGTTGATCACTACTCCAGGACAAAAGCCATCGCGGAGCAGATGGTCCTCTCTGCCAATGGATGCGCCCTCAAAG GTGGCGGCGGCGTGCTGAGGAGTTGCGTCTTGCGGCCTTGCGGCATCTACGGCCCCGGAGAGCGAAGACACCTCCCCAGAGTGatg GTGAACGTGGAGCGTCGCTTGTTTAGTTTCAGGTTTGGGGATCGGCGGGCCAGGATGAACTGGGTCCACGTGGACAACCTGGTCCTGGCCCACACGCTGGCCGCGGACGCTCTCACCGCCGAGAAGGGCTGCGTCGCC AGCGGCCAGGCTTATTTCATCAACGACGGACTTTCAGTTAACCTCTTCGAGTGGTTGACGCCTCTC TTTGAGAAATTGGGCCAGAGCCGGCCGCCGATCAGCCTGCCACTTCCTCTCGTCTACTCGGCAG CCATCCTGGTGGAATACTTGCACATATTCCTGAGACCCGTGATGGACGTGCCGCTCTTGTTCACCAGAAGCGAA GTGAGGAACATAGCGGTAAGCCACACGTTCAAGATAGACAAGGCCCGCAGAGATTTGGGTTACCGTCCCAAATCCTACAGCCTGGCGGACTCGGTGGACCGCTACCTGGAATCCCGACGGGGGCCCTCTTGTTCGCCCGCGGTCCGCTGGGCCCGCCGTCTGCACGGGCGCGGCGCGGCGCTGGCGGCGTTGGGAGCTCTGCTGCTGGTGTTGAGCTGCGTGCTGTGGAAGGGCCTCCCCGGCTGA
- the sdr42e2 gene encoding putative short-chain dehydrogenase/reductase family 42E member 2 isoform X1, whose translation MELCGPNTSDSGGSLCHVKRLPRHAASLCRLPPPRARPSRVNPAPPGAARRGSSAGTVLVTGGGGYFGFRLGRELAGQGAAVILLDMSKPSWDIPDGAVFYQADIRDYSALFHVCEGVDCVFHSASYGMSGPEQLRKEQVESVNVGGTTNVINVCKERSIPRLVYTSTTNAVFAGEPIEDGDEASVPRVPPHLVGKPSCDSSLSSRVYQIRFGTFQHVDHYSRTKAIAEQMVLSANGCALKGGGGVLRSCVLRPCGIYGPGERRHLPRVMVNVERRLFSFRFGDRRARMNWVHVDNLVLAHTLAADALTAEKGCVASGQAYFINDGLSVNLFEWLTPLFEKLGQSRPPISLPLPLVYSAGTANVGHVERVLAKRRTCFRTAFVLLPAILVEYLHIFLRPVMDVPLLFTRSEVRNIAVSHTFKIDKARRDLGYRPKSYSLADSVDRYLESRRGPSCSPAVRWARRLHGRGAALAALGALLLVLSCVLWKGLPG comes from the exons ATGGAGCTGTGCGGTCCCAACACGAGCGACAGCGGGGGCTCCCTCTGCCACGTGAAGCGGCTTCCCCGCCACGCCGCCTCCCTTTGCCGCCTCCCTCCCCCTCGTGCCCGGCCGTCCCGGGTCAACCCGGCGCCCCCCGGAGCCGCCCGGCGGGGCTCCTCCGCCGGGACGGTGCTGGTGACCGGAGGCGGGGGGTACTTCGGCTTCAGGCTGGGGAGGGAACTGGCTGGCCAGGGCGCGGCTGTCATCCTCCTGGACATGAGCAAGCCTTCTTGGGACATTCCCGACGGTGCCGTCTTCTATCAG GCCGACATCCGGGATTATTCGGCCCTCTTCCACGTATGCGAGGGTGTCGACTGCGTGTTCCATTCCGCATCTTACGGCATGTCCGGCCCGGAACAG CTGAGGAAAGAGCAGGTGGAGTCCGTCAACGTGGGCGGGACCACCAACGTCATAAATG tGTGCAAAGAAAGGAGCATCCCCCGGCTGGTCTACACCAGCACCACCAACGCCGTGTTCGCAGGGGAGCCCATTGAAGATGGCGACGAGGCCTCGGTCCCCCGCGTGCCACCTCACCTGGTCGGCAAGCCCTCGTGTGACTCGAGTCTATCCAGTCGTGTGTATCAAATCCGTTTTGGGACGTTTCAGCACGTTGATCACTACTCCAGGACAAAAGCCATCGCGGAGCAGATGGTCCTCTCTGCCAATGGATGCGCCCTCAAAG GTGGCGGCGGCGTGCTGAGGAGTTGCGTCTTGCGGCCTTGCGGCATCTACGGCCCCGGAGAGCGAAGACACCTCCCCAGAGTGatg GTGAACGTGGAGCGTCGCTTGTTTAGTTTCAGGTTTGGGGATCGGCGGGCCAGGATGAACTGGGTCCACGTGGACAACCTGGTCCTGGCCCACACGCTGGCCGCGGACGCTCTCACCGCCGAGAAGGGCTGCGTCGCC AGCGGCCAGGCTTATTTCATCAACGACGGACTTTCAGTTAACCTCTTCGAGTGGTTGACGCCTCTC TTTGAGAAATTGGGCCAGAGCCGGCCGCCGATCAGCCTGCCACTTCCTCTCGTCTACTCGGCAGGTACGGCGAACGTCGGACACGTTGAGAGAGTTCTCGCGAAACGCCGAACCTGCTTTCGGACCGCTTTCGTTCTTCTCCCAGCCATCCTGGTGGAATACTTGCACATATTCCTGAGACCCGTGATGGACGTGCCGCTCTTGTTCACCAGAAGCGAA GTGAGGAACATAGCGGTAAGCCACACGTTCAAGATAGACAAGGCCCGCAGAGATTTGGGTTACCGTCCCAAATCCTACAGCCTGGCGGACTCGGTGGACCGCTACCTGGAATCCCGACGGGGGCCCTCTTGTTCGCCCGCGGTCCGCTGGGCCCGCCGTCTGCACGGGCGCGGCGCGGCGCTGGCGGCGTTGGGAGCTCTGCTGCTGGTGTTGAGCTGCGTGCTGTGGAAGGGCCTCCCCGGCTGA
- the sdr42e2 gene encoding putative short-chain dehydrogenase/reductase family 42E member 2 isoform X5, with protein MELCGPNTSDSGGSLCHVKRLPRHAASLCRLPPPRARPSRVNPAPPGAARRGSSAGTVLVTGGGGYFGFRLGRELAGQGAAVILLDMSKPSWDIPDGAVFYQADIRDYSALFHVCEGVDCVFHSASYGMSGPEQLRKEQVESVNVGGTTNVINVCKERSIPRLVYTSTTNAVFAGEPIEDGDEASVPRVPPHLVGKPSCDSSLSSRVYQIRFGTFQHVDHYSRTKAIAEQMVLSANGCALKGGGGVLRSCVLRPCGIYGPGERRHLPRVMVNVERRLFSFRFGDRRARMNWVHVDNLVLAHTLAADALTAEKGCVASGQAYFINDGLSVNLFEWLTPLVRRTSDTLREFSRNAEPAFGPLSFFSQPSWWNTCTYS; from the exons ATGGAGCTGTGCGGTCCCAACACGAGCGACAGCGGGGGCTCCCTCTGCCACGTGAAGCGGCTTCCCCGCCACGCCGCCTCCCTTTGCCGCCTCCCTCCCCCTCGTGCCCGGCCGTCCCGGGTCAACCCGGCGCCCCCCGGAGCCGCCCGGCGGGGCTCCTCCGCCGGGACGGTGCTGGTGACCGGAGGCGGGGGGTACTTCGGCTTCAGGCTGGGGAGGGAACTGGCTGGCCAGGGCGCGGCTGTCATCCTCCTGGACATGAGCAAGCCTTCTTGGGACATTCCCGACGGTGCCGTCTTCTATCAG GCCGACATCCGGGATTATTCGGCCCTCTTCCACGTATGCGAGGGTGTCGACTGCGTGTTCCATTCCGCATCTTACGGCATGTCCGGCCCGGAACAG CTGAGGAAAGAGCAGGTGGAGTCCGTCAACGTGGGCGGGACCACCAACGTCATAAATG tGTGCAAAGAAAGGAGCATCCCCCGGCTGGTCTACACCAGCACCACCAACGCCGTGTTCGCAGGGGAGCCCATTGAAGATGGCGACGAGGCCTCGGTCCCCCGCGTGCCACCTCACCTGGTCGGCAAGCCCTCGTGTGACTCGAGTCTATCCAGTCGTGTGTATCAAATCCGTTTTGGGACGTTTCAGCACGTTGATCACTACTCCAGGACAAAAGCCATCGCGGAGCAGATGGTCCTCTCTGCCAATGGATGCGCCCTCAAAG GTGGCGGCGGCGTGCTGAGGAGTTGCGTCTTGCGGCCTTGCGGCATCTACGGCCCCGGAGAGCGAAGACACCTCCCCAGAGTGatg GTGAACGTGGAGCGTCGCTTGTTTAGTTTCAGGTTTGGGGATCGGCGGGCCAGGATGAACTGGGTCCACGTGGACAACCTGGTCCTGGCCCACACGCTGGCCGCGGACGCTCTCACCGCCGAGAAGGGCTGCGTCGCC AGCGGCCAGGCTTATTTCATCAACGACGGACTTTCAGTTAACCTCTTCGAGTGGTTGACGCCTCTC GTACGGCGAACGTCGGACACGTTGAGAGAGTTCTCGCGAAACGCCGAACCTGCTTTCGGACCGCTTTCGTTCTTCTCCCAGCCATCCTGGTGGAATACTTGCACATATTCCTGA